The Candidatus Schekmanbacteria bacterium genomic interval ATGGATTAATTCCTTTATTTTATTTTTTAATTCTGTCAGGTCTGATGATTTGACAATGTATCCATCCGATGCCCATACTCCAAAATCCTGCTTATATTCATCGTAAGCTGTGCACATAATGACAGGCAACTGCCTGTTTATTTCTTTTATTTTTCGCAGTAACTCTACACCATTCATGTCCGGAAGCTTTATATCTACTGTAATGAGGTCAGGCGTCTGTTTTGAAAGGATTACCAATGCTTCTTCAGCTGTTTCCGCAGTTAACACGGTATATCCCTCGTCGGTGAGTTCTACTCTGAATAATGTTCTGATATTTTCTTCATCATCTACTACTAAAATTGTTTTCATAGCCTGTTACCTCCATTAAGTTCCTGGTTTTGGGTGAGAGTAACCTGCTTGCCATTTTGATTTAAAGGAAGATTAATCTCAAATATTATCCCCTCTCCAACCTTGTTTGTAATATCTATGTTTCCTCTGTGGTTTTCTACTATTTTCTTTGTAATTGCCAACCCTAATCCTATGCCGTAGTTTTTTGTTGTGAAAAAGGGACTGAAGATGTTGTCAAGCACCTGTGGCGGAATACCACCTCCTGTATCTGATATTTCAATTACGACAATATCTTCTTCAGGGGTAAAATGGGTTTTTATAGTGATTGCCCCATTTCTGTTTATTGCCTGAGCCGAGTTGGATAATACATTTATTATAGCTTGTTTCATTTGCAGAATATCAAACCTGAATGGCGGTATATCCTGGTCAAATTCAGTTATAATATCAATATGCTTTTCCTTAAACTCGGAACTGAACATTATTATTATGTCCTGCAGAAGGTCATTTATGTTGTTCTCCGTCATTTCAAGGGAAGATTCCCTGGAAAAGTTAAGTATGTCCTTCAGGATTTTTTCCAGCCTCTGAACTTCTTTTATGATTATATCAAGGTACGCAGATTCATCACCGGCACCGCTCATTATTGACTTAAGTCTCCTTGCAAAACCGCCAATCGAGACGAGAGGGTTCCGAATCTCATGAGCTACGGTTGCCGCCATTTCACCCAATGCAGCGAGTTTCTCAGATTCTATCAGTCGTTGCTGCATTTTTTTTAGTTCTTCATTTGTTTCTTCAAGGTAAGAATATAACCTTGTAGTTTCTATAGCGAGTCCTGCCTGATTTGCGAAGACACTCAGAAATCTTATTTCATCTTCAGTAATGGGTTTTCTATTGAATATGTTGTCGACAAGCAGGATTCCTATAACTTTATCCCTGGCAAGCAGCGGGACAGAGGCAAAGTTATCTGTCTGCATTTTTTCGAGAATTTCCTTATTCACAGTGCTGTCTCCAACTAATTCTGCAATATTAAAAGGTCTCTTCTCTTTCACTGTGCGTGCAAGAATACAGTTCGACTTTGATATATCGATCCTGATAGACCTTGCAATCCTGTTTACCTGTGATTGGGTGAGATTTGCCAGGTAATCTGCAGATGTCAGGGCTTCCTGCAGGGTAAAGTGTCTGGCAACCATTGAATTCCAAATCCTTCCTGCATCCTGCGCGCTGTCAGGTCCTACGCCCAGCATTCCCTGAAGGACATTTGTTCTTTCATTTAACATAAGAATGAAAGCCCTGTTGAATCCAAGTCCGTCCTGTATGGTTACTGCTGTCAGGACCATATAAAGCCGTCTTGTCAGGTTTGTTGTAAGGCGCATTGCATTCGATATTTCATGGAGTATTGTAAGTTCCCTCAGTTTCTTCTGATTGTCTTCAGCAAGCTTTTGCATATTGTGATAGGTATTCGTTTTTTCTACAGCAACAGCAGCCTGGCTTGCAAGGGTTGAAAGGAGTCTCATATCATTTTCAGTGAAATTTGAAAACTTTCCTTTAAAGACAGGGTATTTGTCAACGAGTCCAAGAGTCCCTATAACCTTGTCTTCAGCTTTAAGAGGAACACATAATACCGAAGTTATTGGTATGTCGCGCAACGGAGTTGGTATGTTGGCATTCCTGATATCGTTTATAAGTAGAGGAGTACCGCTTTCCACAACTCTGCCGGTTATGAATTCACCTGTTTTGACAGATGGGAAGCGCTTAACTACTTCATCTGCACCATAGTTTGCTTTTACTTCAAGAATATTATTCTGTGTATTAAGGATACGAAGCACGGAACCCTTAGACGGGATTAATTCAACGGATGTTTTCACGACTAAATCAAGCAGGTTTTGCAGGGATGTTTCTGAGTTGAGAACAGTCCCTATTTCATTAAGACTCTGAAGTTTAAGGAGGTTGTGTTTAGCGTTACGGATAATATCAGCTGTAGTTATTTTGTTTGCAATATAGGTTGAAGCAGTATCCAGATCTTTTAGAAAGGAATCATCCTTTTCTAAGGCAGTATTGCATCCCATGAGAATCATAACACTGCGTTTCTCTTCTATTTTTTGAGTCTTAAGTATCAGTGTTTTGATTCTTTTTAGTTCGTCTGGTATGTAAGTGAAAAAGTTTTCAAGTTCTTCCGGGTTGTTTATAATTGAAAAAGTCCCAGCTAAAGCTAATGGTTTATCTTCTGATATTCTGCAGGATAGATAAACTTCATTGTCTTCCTTTATTTCAGCACAATCACTGGCTTTCAGAATAAGACGTTCACCTAAATCATCAGCAAGAAAAACCGTATTGATAGGGAGTTGAAAGTATTTTTTCAGAGTAATGATTGACCTATGCAGAGTTGTGTCAAAATCAGGCACTGCATTGGTTATATCAAGTATATCTTTATAAAACTCTATCCAGTCGATCATTGTATGTCAATTAAATCAGCCTGTTCATATCTTGGTGTTTCCAGAATGCATTCTCTTAGAAAAGTTGCTGCTACTTCAGGAAGCACAGGGTTGATGTAGAATCCTGTGCCCCATTCGAATCCGGCGACTTTTGTGAGCTTGGGCATAATTTCTATGTGCCAGTGAAAAGATTCGCTTTCGCTGTCACCGAACGGCGAAGTATGCATTACAAAATTGTAAGAAGGATTTTTAAGAGTGATATCAAGTCTCATAAGTGCATGTTTCAATATTTCGGCCAGATCTGAAAGCTCTGTGTCGGTAATGCTCTCAAACGCAGCCATATGCCTTTTAGGAACAATGCATAATTCAAAAGGGAATCTTGGTGCAAATGGGACCATTGTCAGGAATGAGTCATTTTCCTCTATCATCCTGATACCTCTTTCCATTTCCTGCCTCGCGATATCGCAGAAAATACACCTTTCCTTGTAATCAAAATATTTCTGTGCTCCAAATTGTTCCTCGCGTACCAGCTTTGGAATAATGGGGAGAGCGATAAGCTGTGTGTGCGGATGTTCAAGTGATGCACCTGCAGATTCTCCATGGTTTTTAAAGATCATTGCATATTTAAATCTTTTGTCTTTTTTGAGATGCAGGACTCTTTCCCTGTAACATGAAACTAAGAGCCTTACTTTGTTGATAGGCAGGGTCGCAATACTAAGCTCATGATTTGGAGTCTCAATTATAACTTCGTGCGTTCCTATTCCGGCAATTTTGTCATATATGCCGTCTCCGGTTCTTATCAGCTTTCCCTCATCTAACAAAGCAGGAAACTTATTGTTTACTACCCTTGTGTGCCAGCCGGCAGTATTAGGCTTTGTTCCTTTTTCCCTGTATGCCATTATTTCAGGCGGTGTTTTATCCTCGTTACCGGAACAAAAAGGACAAAATCCTCCTTTTTTTGTATCCGCCGCCAAAGCAAAATCTGTAGGTCTTTTGCTTCGTTCCGTTGCTATTATTACCCATCTTCCAATGATTGGATCTTTTCTTAATTCAGGCATTGCTTTCTCCCTTTGAGAATCCTGCTCCCAGTTTCAATCCTCTGAGGTCGTCGGTTAAATGTGTTGTATCGTTAATTTTCATTACTCGTGCACTGTTTCCATTAAAAAATATTTCACATAAAGAACTATTCTCAGTTTTAAACCTCCAAAGACTGTTCATGTCCTGTCCAAGTACATAACAGAGAATAGTGTTTATAACTCCAGCATGCGTTACTAATGCGACTGTATTGTCACTCATTTGAAGTATTTTATCAAGCCATTCTATTATTCTGTTACGGAAATTTATTATTTTTTCTCCTCCCGGTATTTTAACGTTTGCAGGACATTGGACAAACATCTTGAAAAGCTCAGGATCCTGAGACATAAAAGTCTGAAACGATATTCCCTCCCATTCACCCATATTTATTTCCATAATATTATTATCTGTCACTATTTCCTTTCCGGAAGCTGTTGAGACTATCTCAGCCGTTTCTATAGTCCGTTTCAGAGGACTTGAATATAGTTTGTCGATTTTTAAATCCATAATCTTAGACGACAAACGTCTTACCTGTTCCCTGCCGCGTTCAGTAAGGTTTGAATCGAGCTGACCCTGAATCCGTCTCTCAAGATTTAAAACTGATTCACCATGTCTTATGAGAAATAATGTTTTCAATATATGCGAACCTTCCTTGCAAGTATTTTTTAATTACAAAAAGAATAATATCATTTATCGTCAAAAATGTAAAAACATGCGGCGTAAGATTGATATATTCCAATCTCTGTGTTAGGAGAGCCGCAACAAAGGGGTGCCCTAAAATGCTCAAGGAAATAATTGAAGACCTCAGGCAATTCGACGGAATCAGGCGGAAAAAGGACATTAAGATTGTCAGTGAGGTATTAAAAGGTGCGTTCTGGCCTGATGATGTTGTAATTGGATTAGGCGATGATGCAGGGGTGATAAAATCGAAGTCAGACGATGAATATCTTCTCCTTGCATGCGACGGGATTCATCCTTACCTTGTTAAAAATGAGCCCTATGCAGCGGGTAAAGCTTCGGTAATGGTGAACGTGAGCGACATATACGCAATGGGCGGAACCCCGATTGCCGCTGTGAACGTAATCTCATACAGGTCAGAAGATGTTTTGAGAAAAATAATTGAGGGAATGAAGAATGCGTCCCTTAAGTTTAGGGTTCCTATGATAGGAGGACATATTCATCCAGGGGCTGATGAGGATGCGGTATCAGTTGCCATACTGGGACGTGCGACAAAGTTTATAACAAGCTTTGGCGCAAATCCCGGTGATGATATTATCCTTGCAGTTGACCTTAATGGAAAACAGGGATGCAAGTCCGTTAGCAGCTGGGATTCTAATTCCGGCAAGGAGTCAGCGGTTGTGCTAAGTCAACTGGGTGTTATGAACCAGCTTGCTGAAAAAGGGATAGTTACCGCGGCTAAGGACGTGAGTATGGGCGGAATTGCAGGAACTATAGCAATGCTTTTAGAATCTTCTAAAAAAGGGGGGATTATATACCTTGATAGAATACCTGCTCCCCAGGATATGGAGTTCAATAAGTGGATAAAAAGTTTTTTAAGCTACGGTTTCATAATTTCCTGTTTACCATCTAACAGCGATAGAGTTATATCGATGTTCAATACAGTTGGAATTACAGCAACGACAATTGGAAACATAGATGACTCAAAACAGTTTGTTCTTAACTGGCATGGAGAAAAAGAACTACTTTTTGATTTTAATAAGGATTATATTGCCTGCCCATGACAGATAAATTAATTGCCTTTCTTCTTTCCAATGAGAATGTGCTTGGCTACAGCGTACTTTTAGCGAGCTCGGTAATAGAGTATGTTTTTCCTCCATTTCCAGGTGACACTGTAACACTTTTTGGGGCCTTTCTTATTGCAACAAGGGGATGGAACTTTACTGCAGTCCTTGCAAGCGTTACACTTGGAAGCATAACCGGTTCATGTATAGATTATTATCTTGGCAGGAAGATTGGCGGCGCTTTTGTTAAGGATAACGGCAAGACAATAGCAGCCGGTAGCTACGGGGTTTTGACAGTCGAGCGCTATAATTATGTGAAAGAAAAGTTCGACAAATACGGCGCTCTTATCATTGTGATGAACAGGTTCATGCCCGGTGTCAGGGCCTTTTTCTTCATTGTCGCAGGCATTACGGGAATGAGCATCTGGAGCGTCCAGGCATATAACCTAATAAGCGTAATCCTCTGGAATGTTCTTATAATATGGGCAGGGATGCTGATTGGTAATAATTGGGAAAGACTTTTAAGTCTATCTCAAGCCTATTCTACCATTCTTGGTATTTTGGTAGTCATTTTCATTGTTGTTTTTGTAGTGAAATACTTCCGTAAAAAAAATTGAATAACTGATAATCCCTTACACCTAATTTGTTTAGCCTGTTTATTTAATAAAATAGTTTTTAAAAAAGTTAGATTTTAACAGAGATTTTACATAATTGAGATTTCTCTTGATAATAGGTGAATTCTGATATAAAAATTTGCCTTTACCTCAAAAAAAATGGCGTAAAAATGAACAAAGAAAATATAAAAGATGATGTATCTAAATATCTCATGAATACATACAAGAGATATCCTTTATGTTTTACTCACGGCGATGGGGTATATCTTTATGATTTATCCGGGAAAAAATATCTTGATTGTATAAGCGGCATAGGGGTTAATGCTCTGGGTTACGGGAATAGACAGATTACAGAAAGGATGAAAACCTGGGGGAATAAACCTCTCCACACTTCGAACCTTTTCTGTATAGAAAGCCAGGTTGAATTGGCAAGAATACTGATTGAAGAAAGTTTCCCGGGGAAGGTGTTTTTTGCAAACAGCGGAGCTGAGGCAAATGAAGCTGCAATAAAACTTGCACGAAAGTATTCTCTCCAAAAATATGGGAGTGAAAACAGGTATGAGATAATAACAATGAAAAATTCTTTCCACGGAAGGACATTTGCCACCATGTCAGCAACAGGACAGGATAAAATAAAGGCAGGTTATTCTCCGCTTCTTCCGGGTTTCAGGCATGTAGACTTCAATGACGGAGAGGGTCTTCTATCTGCAATTGATAAAAACACCTGCGCCGTTATGGTTGAGCCTGTTCAGGGCGAGGGCGGGGTGGTAGTTGCAAACAATGATTACCTCAAAGAACTAAGGCAGATATGCAATGAATGGGGTATCCTTCTTATTTATGATGAAGTCCAGACAGGTATAGGCCGGACCGGAAAAATGTTTGCCTATTCGCATTTCGATATTGAGCCTGATATTATTGCACTCGCAAAGGGGCTTGGCGGAGGGTTGCCTCTTGGTGCCATTGTTGCAAAGGATGATGTGGCTGCCGCGTTTTCACCGGGTGATCATGCAAGCACTTTCGGTGGAAACCCGCTTTCATGTGCTCTGGGTGTTGAAGTTTTAAATCAGTTGAGAGGTGGCATCCTTGAAAACTGCAAGACAATGGGTGTCTATTTCAAGGAAAAACTCAATGGGCTTATGAGCAAGCACAAAGGGATAAAACAAGTAAGAGGTCTTGGCCTTATGCTTGGTGTTGAATTTCAGGATGAGGCGACGGAGATAGTAAATAAATGTTTAAATGACGGACTTCTGGTAAACTGCACCAAGGGGAATGTAATAAGATTTCTGCCTCCTCTTATTATTAAAGAAGAAGAAATAGAAGAAGCCATGATTATATTTGAGAATCATATATTCTCTTAATGGATATTAATCTTGTGGATGATTGTGTGAATGAAAATGGGAAAACGTGATTTACTTACCATAGCTAATCTTACAGCGGATGAGGTAAGACACCTGCTTGACAGGGCAAAGCTTCTTAAGCAATGGAGGCTGCAGGGGATAGCCCACAAGCCGCTTGATGGTAAAACATTAGGGATGATATTCCATAAGCCATCAACGAGGACAAGAGTGACTTTTGAAGTAGGCATGTATCAGCTTGGAGGTCTTGCACTTTTTTTAAGCGAAAAAGAAATACAGCTCGGCCGCGGTGAAACTGTTGCAGACACATCGCAGGTTTTATCCCGTTACCTTGACAGTGTTGTCATAAGGACTTACAAACAGTCCGACCTTGAGGAGTTTGCATCTAAGGCGACAATCCCGGTAATTAACGGACTTTCGGATTCCTTCCATCCATGCCAGGTCCTCTCAGACATGATGACCATCGAAGAATATTTTAGCGGTCTCGACGGGATAAAAATGACTTACGTCGGTGATTTCAACAATGTTACTAATTCGCTTATTCTCGGAGCGCTCATGATGGGGATATCACTTACGGTAGCGTGTCCGGAAGGATATGTCGTGTCTGACGAGCTAAAAGAGAAACTGGCTTTGGTTGAAAAGAATGCCAAAGGGACATACAAGGTAATGACAGACCCATTCGAAGCTGTTAAGGGAGCGGATATAATATATACCGATGTCTGGGTAAGCATGGGGCAGGAGGATCAACATGATGAGAAACTGAAATATTTTGCTCCATACCAGGTTAACAGCAAGCTTGTTGCGAGTGCCCCTGAAGGAGTAAAGATAATGCATTGTTTGCCAGCTCACAGGGATGAAGAGATAACTTCTGATGTCCTTGACAGCGCAAATTCCATAATATTTGACCAGGCTGAGAATCGTCTGCATCTGCAAAAAGCAGTGCTTGAATTCCTGATGGCAGAGACATTTTAATAATCAGATTTAAGGAGATATCAAGATGGGAAAGAAGATAGTCCTTGCTTATTCCGGTGGTCTCGACACATCCGTAATTTTAAGGTGGCTTAAAGAAAATTACATGT includes:
- a CDS encoding response regulator, yielding MKTILVVDDEENIRTLFRVELTDEGYTVLTAETAEEALVILSKQTPDLITVDIKLPDMNGVELLRKIKEINRQLPVIMCTAYDEYKQDFGVWASDGYIVKSSDLTELKNKIKELIH
- a CDS encoding GAF domain-containing protein, with the protein product MIDWIEFYKDILDITNAVPDFDTTLHRSIITLKKYFQLPINTVFLADDLGERLILKASDCAEIKEDNEVYLSCRISEDKPLALAGTFSIINNPEELENFFTYIPDELKRIKTLILKTQKIEEKRSVMILMGCNTALEKDDSFLKDLDTASTYIANKITTADIIRNAKHNLLKLQSLNEIGTVLNSETSLQNLLDLVVKTSVELIPSKGSVLRILNTQNNILEVKANYGADEVVKRFPSVKTGEFITGRVVESGTPLLINDIRNANIPTPLRDIPITSVLCVPLKAEDKVIGTLGLVDKYPVFKGKFSNFTENDMRLLSTLASQAAVAVEKTNTYHNMQKLAEDNQKKLRELTILHEISNAMRLTTNLTRRLYMVLTAVTIQDGLGFNRAFILMLNERTNVLQGMLGVGPDSAQDAGRIWNSMVARHFTLQEALTSADYLANLTQSQVNRIARSIRIDISKSNCILARTVKEKRPFNIAELVGDSTVNKEILEKMQTDNFASVPLLARDKVIGILLVDNIFNRKPITEDEIRFLSVFANQAGLAIETTRLYSYLEETNEELKKMQQRLIESEKLAALGEMAATVAHEIRNPLVSIGGFARRLKSIMSGAGDESAYLDIIIKEVQRLEKILKDILNFSRESSLEMTENNINDLLQDIIIMFSSEFKEKHIDIITEFDQDIPPFRFDILQMKQAIINVLSNSAQAINRNGAITIKTHFTPEEDIVVIEISDTGGGIPPQVLDNIFSPFFTTKNYGIGLGLAITKKIVENHRGNIDITNKVGEGIIFEINLPLNQNGKQVTLTQNQELNGGNRL
- the galT gene encoding galactose-1-phosphate uridylyltransferase, with the protein product MPELRKDPIIGRWVIIATERSKRPTDFALAADTKKGGFCPFCSGNEDKTPPEIMAYREKGTKPNTAGWHTRVVNNKFPALLDEGKLIRTGDGIYDKIAGIGTHEVIIETPNHELSIATLPINKVRLLVSCYRERVLHLKKDKRFKYAMIFKNHGESAGASLEHPHTQLIALPIIPKLVREEQFGAQKYFDYKERCIFCDIARQEMERGIRMIEENDSFLTMVPFAPRFPFELCIVPKRHMAAFESITDTELSDLAEILKHALMRLDITLKNPSYNFVMHTSPFGDSESESFHWHIEIMPKLTKVAGFEWGTGFYINPVLPEVAATFLRECILETPRYEQADLIDIQ
- a CDS encoding histidine phosphatase family protein; this encodes MKTLFLIRHGESVLNLERRIQGQLDSNLTERGREQVRRLSSKIMDLKIDKLYSSPLKRTIETAEIVSTASGKEIVTDNNIMEINMGEWEGISFQTFMSQDPELFKMFVQCPANVKIPGGEKIINFRNRIIEWLDKILQMSDNTVALVTHAGVINTILCYVLGQDMNSLWRFKTENSSLCEIFFNGNSARVMKINDTTHLTDDLRGLKLGAGFSKGESNA
- a CDS encoding DedA family protein → MTDKLIAFLLSNENVLGYSVLLASSVIEYVFPPFPGDTVTLFGAFLIATRGWNFTAVLASVTLGSITGSCIDYYLGRKIGGAFVKDNGKTIAAGSYGVLTVERYNYVKEKFDKYGALIIVMNRFMPGVRAFFFIVAGITGMSIWSVQAYNLISVILWNVLIIWAGMLIGNNWERLLSLSQAYSTILGILVVIFIVVFVVKYFRKKN
- a CDS encoding aspartate aminotransferase family protein translates to MNKENIKDDVSKYLMNTYKRYPLCFTHGDGVYLYDLSGKKYLDCISGIGVNALGYGNRQITERMKTWGNKPLHTSNLFCIESQVELARILIEESFPGKVFFANSGAEANEAAIKLARKYSLQKYGSENRYEIITMKNSFHGRTFATMSATGQDKIKAGYSPLLPGFRHVDFNDGEGLLSAIDKNTCAVMVEPVQGEGGVVVANNDYLKELRQICNEWGILLIYDEVQTGIGRTGKMFAYSHFDIEPDIIALAKGLGGGLPLGAIVAKDDVAAAFSPGDHASTFGGNPLSCALGVEVLNQLRGGILENCKTMGVYFKEKLNGLMSKHKGIKQVRGLGLMLGVEFQDEATEIVNKCLNDGLLVNCTKGNVIRFLPPLIIKEEEIEEAMIIFENHIFS
- the argF gene encoding ornithine carbamoyltransferase → MKMGKRDLLTIANLTADEVRHLLDRAKLLKQWRLQGIAHKPLDGKTLGMIFHKPSTRTRVTFEVGMYQLGGLALFLSEKEIQLGRGETVADTSQVLSRYLDSVVIRTYKQSDLEEFASKATIPVINGLSDSFHPCQVLSDMMTIEEYFSGLDGIKMTYVGDFNNVTNSLILGALMMGISLTVACPEGYVVSDELKEKLALVEKNAKGTYKVMTDPFEAVKGADIIYTDVWVSMGQEDQHDEKLKYFAPYQVNSKLVASAPEGVKIMHCLPAHRDEEITSDVLDSANSIIFDQAENRLHLQKAVLEFLMAETF